The DNA sequence GCCCTCGTTGATGCCGGAGACGTGCTGGCCGCCGCCGGTGTCCGAGGTGTTGGAGATCGACACGCCCTGCTGGATCGGGGCGAACTCGGCCTGCTGCTGGTAGAGCTGGATGGTGGCCTGGCCGATCGTGGTCAGCGCCGGCTGGCCGCCGCCGCCCAGGTCGGTGTAGCTGGCGCTGATCCCGCCGAACAGGTAGCTGCCGGCGTGGTCGGCCCCGTCGGCCGGGGTCGGCAGGTTACCGGTGCACCCGGTGGTGGTGGTCTGCGGATGGCCGTGCTCGTCGTGGCCGAGCACGAAGCTGACCTCTACCCGCTCACAGTCGATGGCGCCGTCCTCGGGGTCGGTGACGGTGACGGTGTACGGCACCGAGTCGCCCCAGTTGAAGAAGGAACCGGACAGCGGGGCGGTGACCTCCACCGTCGGTGCGGTGTTGCCGACCGTGATGGTCCGACTCAACGTCGCCTGCTTGCCGTTGGAGTCGGTCACCGTCAGCTGGGCGTAGTAGACGCCGTTGCTGGTGTAGGTGTACGACGGGTTGGCCTCGGTGGAGTCGGTTGTGCCGTCCCCGTCGAAGTCCCAGGCGATGTCGATGCTGGCGCCCGGCTCCGGGGTGTTGGTGCCCTCGCTGGAGAACTGCACGGTCAGCGGGGCCTGGCCGGAGGTGGGCGACGCGTCGAGTTCGGCGACCGGTCCACGGGTGCCCTTGACGTACCGGATCTGGTAAAGCGACGCGTCCGGGTTTGGCCGGAAGAAGCCGTCACCGTAGTCCAGCACGTAGAGGGTGCCGTCCGGGCCGATCTCCATGTCCATCGGGTTGTCGAAGGTGAAGGTGGACAGGAACCGCTCGACGCCGAACAGCTTGCCGCTGCCGTTGGTCCGCATGGTGAACATCCGGTCCCGGCTGAACTCACCGAAGAAGACGGCGTCGTGGAAGTACTGCGGCAGCTTGTAGTCCGACTCCAGCGACTCGTCGAACTTGTAGATCGGCCCGCCCATCGGGCCGACGCCACCGGTGCCGACGACCGGCCACTGGAAGTCGCAGGTGCCGGCCGGGTCGACCAGGTAGCTGTCCCGGCAGGTGGTGGTGGCGTTGAACGTGTACCAGAACTGCGGCTGCTCGACCGGCGGCAACAGGCTGCGACCGGTGTTGCGGGGCGAGTCGTTGATCGGCGCCGCGCAGTTGAACGGCTCACCCGAGGTCTGCGTCTCGAAGTCGTAGTCGATGTACGGCAGGGTCGGCGAGTAGCAGTACGGCCAGCCGTAGTTGCCGGCCCGCTTGGCGGCGAACCACCGTCCGGTGCCCTCCGGCCCGCGGGTCGCGCTCGGGTTGCGCGAGTCCGGCGAGTAGTCGCCGATGTAGACCCAGCCGCGCTCGTCGACGTCGAACCGGAAGGGGTTACGCAGACCCATCAGGAAGATCTCCGGGCGGGTCTGGTCGTCGAGGTCCTGCGACTCGGGGAACAGGTTGCCGGCCGGGATGGCGTAGCTGCCGTCCGGCTTGACCCGGATGCGCAGCACCTTGCCGCGCAGGTCGTTGGTGTTGGCCGAGGAACGGGCGGCGTCGTAGGCCGGGCCACGGGTCAGCGAGCGGTTGATCGGCGTGTAACCGTCCGAGCCGCTGGCGTTGGTGTCGTCGCCGGTGACCAGGTAGAGCAGGCCCTTGCCGTCGAACTTGACTTCACCGGCGACGTGGCAGCAGGCACCCCGGTCGGTGCCGACCTTGAGGATCTCCTGCTCGGTCGACAGGTCCAGGTGCGGGGTCGGCTCCTCGACGAACTTGACCCGGGACAGCAGGTTATAGCCCTTGAACGCCTCCCAGACGCTGGGGTCCTCGCTGTTGGCCGGCGCGTCGCCCTCGTTGACGCCCGGGGTGGCCGGGTCGTCGACCGGGGTGTCCAGCGGCGGCGCGTAGTAGAGGTAGACCCACTTGTTCTCGGCGAAGTTAGGGTCGAGGGTGACCGACTGCAGGCCGTCCTCGTCGTGCTGGTAGACGTCGATGTTGCTGATGACCGGGCTGGCGCCGCTGGCCGGGTCGTAGAGCCGGACCTCTCCGCTGCGGGTGTTGTGCAGCACCCGGCCGTCGGGCAGCACGGCGAGGCTCATCGGTTCACCGGGCTGGTCGTTGAGGACCACCCGCTCGTAGTTGGACTCGACGGTCGCGCCGCAGTCGCCCTCGGCGACGCCGGCGGCCCACTGGATGCCGCCGAGCAGGTGCTTGCGGAACGCGCCGATGGTGAACGTCTCCGGGGCGGAGCCGAGACCGGTGTACCAGGAGCGGCCGCCCTGGTAGTCCTGGCACCAGGAGACCGGGTGGTCGTAGCCCATGCTGCTGTCGCTGACCGTGTCGGTGTCGACGGTGGCCAGCACGTGCTGGATGCCGCGGACGTTCTCCGCGAAGTTGAGGTAGTTCTCGTCGATGGTCAGCTGGCGGGGGACGGTGCTGGTCGACGGGTGGTAGCGGTCCGCGACGTCGATCACGCCCGCGCCGCTGGCGGTGGTGCCGGTCGAGGTGGTGCCGACCAGGTCACGGTAGAACGCCCAGTCCGGTTCGGCGTCGACGGCGGCGTGCACGCCGATGTACCCGTTGCCGGCCTTGACGTAGTTCTCGAACGCCTCCTGCTGCGCGTCGTCGAGCACGTCGCCGTTGTTGTTCAGGAAGACCACGGCGGCGTAGTTCGCCAGGTTCTCCTCGGTGAACACGGTTCCGTTGCGGGACACGTCGACGGTGAACCCGTTGTTCCTGCCGAGGCTGCGGACCGCGTTGACACCCTTGGCGGTCGAGGGGTGGGCTACTCCCTCGGTGCTGGTGAAGACCAGCACCTGGTAGTTCTCGTCGTGTTCGTGGCCATCGTGGGCGACCGCTGGCGCGGTGGTGATCATGGGTGCGGCGAGTGCCGCGCCCGCGGCGACGGCAAGCCATCGCCGGGCGGATCTGCTCATCAGTCGTTCCTCCGGGGGTTGGGGAGGCTAGCGCCTCACCGTGGGCACTGATTCCGTTGTGTACGGCCAGTTACGGTTGGTGCCTCACCCCTGGCGCGGTGCCACGTCCGCCAGAGTCTCTTCTGGTACGCCCTGCTGGCCGTCCGGCGTGACCGGGGAATCCCGATCCGGTCACGCCGGACGAGCCGTCCTCGTACCCGCGGATCACCCGGCGCGGGGCGCAACCGCGCCGGGCGACCCTCGCCCACGGGACGAGGAGTCTCGGTTCCAGGCGTCTCGACGAGGTCGAGCCGCTCAGGCCGGTGCCGTGGGCTTCGCCGAGTCCACGGTGACCCATTCGCCGAGCTCGGCCGACTGCTCCACCGCGGCCAGCGCCTGCTGGACCTGGAGGGCGTCGTCGAAGGACGGTGTCGGGTCGTCTCCGGCCGCCAGCGCCGCGACGAAGTCACGTGCCTGGTGGGTGAAGGAGTGCTCGTACCCGATGCCGTGGCCGGGCGGCCACCAGGCGGACAGGTACGGGTGCTCCGGTTCGGTCACGATGATGCGGGTGAAGCCCTGCTCGGCCGCGGGCCGGGTGGCGTCGAAGAACTCCAGCTCGTTCATCCGCTCGAAGTCGAACGCGACCGACCCGAGCGAGCCGTTGATCTCGATCCGCAACCCGTTCTTGCGTCCGGTGGCGAAGCGGGTCGCCTCGTAGTTGGCCACCGCCCCGCCGTCGAGCCGGGCCATGAACAGCGCGGCGTCGTCGACGGTGACCTCGCCGGTGGCTGGTTCGGCGCCGTCTGCGGACCCGCCGCCGGCCGCAGCGGTCAACCCGCTGGAACCGGCCGGCAGCGGCCGCCGCTTGACGAACGTCTCGGTCAGCCCGCTCACCTGGGCGATCCGTTGGCCCGTGACGAACTGGGTGGCGTCGATGATGTGCGCACCGATGTCACCCAGCGCCCCGGAACCCGCCTTGTCCTTTTGCAACCGCCAGACCAGTGGAAAGTCCGGATCGAGGATCCAGTCCTGCAGGTACACCGCCCGCACGTGCCGGATCGTTCCGATCCGGCCGTCGGCGACGAGT is a window from the Solwaraspora sp. WMMD792 genome containing:
- a CDS encoding ThuA domain-containing protein is translated as MSRSARRWLAVAAGAALAAPMITTAPAVAHDGHEHDENYQVLVFTSTEGVAHPSTAKGVNAVRSLGRNNGFTVDVSRNGTVFTEENLANYAAVVFLNNNGDVLDDAQQEAFENYVKAGNGYIGVHAAVDAEPDWAFYRDLVGTTSTGTTASGAGVIDVADRYHPSTSTVPRQLTIDENYLNFAENVRGIQHVLATVDTDTVSDSSMGYDHPVSWCQDYQGGRSWYTGLGSAPETFTIGAFRKHLLGGIQWAAGVAEGDCGATVESNYERVVLNDQPGEPMSLAVLPDGRVLHNTRSGEVRLYDPASGASPVISNIDVYQHDEDGLQSVTLDPNFAENKWVYLYYAPPLDTPVDDPATPGVNEGDAPANSEDPSVWEAFKGYNLLSRVKFVEEPTPHLDLSTEQEILKVGTDRGACCHVAGEVKFDGKGLLYLVTGDDTNASGSDGYTPINRSLTRGPAYDAARSSANTNDLRGKVLRIRVKPDGSYAIPAGNLFPESQDLDDQTRPEIFLMGLRNPFRFDVDERGWVYIGDYSPDSRNPSATRGPEGTGRWFAAKRAGNYGWPYCYSPTLPYIDYDFETQTSGEPFNCAAPINDSPRNTGRSLLPPVEQPQFWYTFNATTTCRDSYLVDPAGTCDFQWPVVGTGGVGPMGGPIYKFDESLESDYKLPQYFHDAVFFGEFSRDRMFTMRTNGSGKLFGVERFLSTFTFDNPMDMEIGPDGTLYVLDYGDGFFRPNPDASLYQIRYVKGTRGPVAELDASPTSGQAPLTVQFSSEGTNTPEPGASIDIAWDFDGDGTTDSTEANPSYTYTSNGVYYAQLTVTDSNGKQATLSRTITVGNTAPTVEVTAPLSGSFFNWGDSVPYTVTVTDPEDGAIDCERVEVSFVLGHDEHGHPQTTTTGCTGNLPTPADGADHAGSYLFGGISASYTDLGGGGQPALTTIGQATIQLYQQQAEFAPIQQGVSISNTSDTGGGQHVSGINEGDYIAFDPINLGGIDTVTLRHAGGSSSTAGTPRAAVELRVDAPDGPLVASTTLTATTGSNDWASTDVAVDHPAGTHQLYLVFRTVEGGATFNLFNLNWVQFVPAS
- a CDS encoding Gfo/Idh/MocA family oxidoreductase, which produces MSAEHNELRVGMVGYAFMGAAHSQAWRTVNRVYDLPARVRMTAVCGRDESKVAEAADRLGWESHTTDWRALIARDDIDVVDICTPGDSHAEIAIAALAAGKHVLCEKPLANTVAEAQQMADAARAARASGVRSMCGFNYRRVPAVTLMRQLVADGRIGTIRHVRAVYLQDWILDPDFPLVWRLQKDKAGSGALGDIGAHIIDATQFVTGQRIAQVSGLTETFVKRRPLPAGSSGLTAAAGGGSADGAEPATGEVTVDDAALFMARLDGGAVANYEATRFATGRKNGLRIEINGSLGSVAFDFERMNELEFFDATRPAAEQGFTRIIVTEPEHPYLSAWWPPGHGIGYEHSFTHQARDFVAALAAGDDPTPSFDDALQVQQALAAVEQSAELGEWVTVDSAKPTAPA